One Nostoc punctiforme PCC 73102 DNA window includes the following coding sequences:
- a CDS encoding HU family DNA-binding protein has translation MNKGELVDAVATKTNITKKQADEVISAFLSVVTEAVANGEKVTLIGFGSFERRERAEREGRNPKTQETMTIPATRIPAFSAGKQFKEKVAP, from the coding sequence ATGAACAAAGGCGAATTAGTGGATGCTGTCGCAACAAAGACCAACATCACAAAAAAGCAAGCTGATGAAGTCATCAGTGCTTTTTTGTCAGTTGTTACCGAAGCTGTAGCCAATGGTGAAAAGGTAACGCTGATTGGCTTTGGCTCATTCGAGCGACGCGAACGTGCCGAGCGTGAAGGGCGTAATCCCAAAACCCAGGAGACAATGACGATTCCGGCTACCAGAATACCTGCGTTTTCTGCTGGTAAACAGTTTAAAGAAAAAGTAGCGCCATAG
- a CDS encoding YdhR family protein — protein MILRLLRLMFVVGTVGLAGSFAGATSVTSQNLLAENQTTPSTSSRILQINFKYNNSTSDFRKQMKDVAPRIAKAPGLRWKIWSIDEGNKEASGFYLFEDEKSLNNYVENIFNVGMRNNSAISNIVVKKFNILEDPTIVTRGPISQLK, from the coding sequence ATGATATTGAGATTGCTTCGCTTGATGTTTGTGGTTGGTACAGTTGGGCTAGCAGGATCTTTTGCTGGTGCGACGAGTGTCACTTCGCAAAATTTATTGGCTGAAAATCAGACAACTCCATCAACTTCTAGTCGTATCCTTCAGATTAATTTCAAATACAACAATTCCACGTCTGACTTTAGAAAGCAGATGAAGGATGTTGCACCTCGTATCGCCAAAGCACCAGGACTGCGCTGGAAAATTTGGTCAATTGATGAAGGTAACAAAGAAGCTAGTGGGTTTTATCTGTTTGAAGATGAAAAATCTCTGAACAACTATGTCGAAAATATTTTCAATGTTGGGATGAGAAATAACTCAGCAATTAGTAATATCGTAGTCAAAAAGTTCAATATTCTTGAAGATCCTACGATCGTTACACGAGGCCCTATCAGTCAGCTTAAATAA
- a CDS encoding non-ribosomal peptide synthetase yields the protein MSASQLLDDLTQNGVYLWAEGDKLRFRAPKGVLTEELRDRLTAHKLELLAILQTPVPTAEFTLVHAPEERYQPFPLTDLQQAYALGGSDFFDLGNVSAHFYVEFAVTNLDIERLNLAWQRLIERHEMLRAVILPDAQQQILETVPPFAVEVIDLRGQKEAEEQIAAMRQQMKDNGPSLDKYPLFEVRVQLLDEERCLATRRFASTQLHISISLLICDALSGGFVFQDLYQFYLNPQAQLPALNLSFRDYILTLNQRRQTAAYQKARDYWWPRLSEIPPAPELPLAKSPSAIEKPTFTRWQGQLAPAVWQQFKTRVSQLGLTPAAAICAAYATILTTWSKNQKLTVNILYFNREPLHPQVYQVLGNCSSTLLLTVDHTQSESFAAQAKRLQEQLWSDLEHTAVTGVEVLGELNRMQGGTARAAMPCTFASALGLGNRDTQTNAAGEQDWQVICNGLLQTPFVLLDHQIVEENGALLLNWDAVEEAFPPNLMAQMFDAYQLLLHRLAESDNTWQTTTEWLVPKAQLQQRAAVNATKTTISTQLLHELFVEQATQHPEKLAIAASQLTLTYAELDHLSNYIGRQLRDLGARPNQLVAVVMEKGWEQLVAVLGILKSGAAYLPIDPSLPQERLNWLLDNAEVAIAFTQPRLEVNLSFATQVKWLTIDDSTLVQASTSQPLPSIQTPEDLAYVIYTSGSTGIPKGVTIDHRGAANTILDINQRFGMTAEDRVFAISSLSFDLSVYDIFGTLAAGGTIIMPDAQGSRDPAHWLDVLQREQVTVWNSAPALMKLLVEYAGDRCDRLSSSIRLVMMSGDWIPVTLPEQIHSLGNDVQVISLGGATEASIWSIFYPIEAVDPSWTSIPYGKPLSNQSIHILDEALQPRPDWVPGQIYIGGVGLAQGYWRDAAKTQASFIQHPRTGERLYCTGDLGRYLPDGNIEFLGRIDFQVKIRGYRIEIGEIETVLQQHPAIRSVAVSAVGEQRDDKQLVAYIVFEQEQSITSLELRSYLQQKLPEYMIPSMFMFMDSLPLSSNGKVDRRALPDPEPSQADLEAIVAPRDSLELQLVQIWQEILKLPEVGITNNFFELGGTSIQAVRLMTQIHKLFAQNLPLSTLFQGGTVEHLARTLRESSDSSVPWSPLVSIQPSGSQPPFFCVHPAGGNVLCYMDLSRRLGADQPFYGLQAVGMDGEQPPFTTIEDMATDYIAAIRTVQPQGPYSIGGWSFGGIAALEIAQQLRQQGQEVNMLVLIDCPAPLSGEDLDEATLAAWFIQDLEGRFDLDATRLQQLQQLDTAQQLNYILEQARLLHLVPPDAGVEQVNYLFEVFKCNMRAIESYTPRLYEGLATLLRAENQPLENPTNPALDWHKLLTNLEVRWIPGNHYTMVREPDVQTLATQLRACLAVMNNWK from the coding sequence TAGTGATTTTTTCGATTTGGGTAACGTGTCTGCTCATTTCTACGTAGAATTTGCCGTTACTAATCTTGACATCGAGCGATTGAATTTGGCTTGGCAACGTTTAATTGAGCGTCATGAGATGCTACGAGCAGTAATTTTACCGGATGCCCAACAGCAGATTCTCGAAACTGTGCCTCCCTTTGCTGTGGAAGTCATCGACTTACGGGGTCAAAAAGAGGCGGAGGAGCAAATAGCAGCGATGCGCCAGCAAATGAAGGATAATGGCCCGTCACTCGATAAATATCCTTTATTTGAGGTGCGGGTACAGTTATTGGATGAGGAGCGATGTCTAGCGACAAGACGCTTCGCGTCTACGCAACTCCACATCAGCATTAGTTTATTAATCTGCGATGCTTTAAGTGGTGGGTTTGTCTTCCAAGATTTATATCAGTTTTACCTCAATCCCCAAGCACAGTTACCAGCCCTGAATCTCTCTTTCCGAGATTACATTCTGACGCTGAATCAACGCCGTCAAACAGCAGCCTACCAAAAAGCCCGTGATTACTGGTGGCCAAGGTTATCTGAAATTCCCCCAGCCCCGGAATTGCCCCTAGCCAAAAGTCCAAGTGCTATTGAGAAACCCACTTTTACCCGTTGGCAAGGGCAACTAGCACCAGCAGTTTGGCAGCAATTCAAAACACGAGTCAGTCAGCTGGGACTAACACCGGCGGCTGCGATTTGTGCTGCTTATGCCACCATCCTCACCACTTGGAGCAAAAACCAAAAACTCACAGTTAACATCCTCTACTTTAACCGCGAACCATTGCATCCACAGGTGTATCAGGTTTTAGGTAACTGTAGTTCTACCCTACTGCTGACAGTTGATCACACCCAAAGCGAAAGCTTCGCCGCCCAAGCCAAACGCTTACAAGAGCAGTTGTGGAGTGATTTGGAACATACGGCGGTGACTGGTGTGGAGGTATTGGGCGAACTCAATCGGATGCAAGGGGGAACTGCTAGAGCTGCAATGCCTTGTACTTTTGCTAGTGCTTTGGGTTTGGGAAACCGTGACACTCAAACTAATGCTGCGGGTGAGCAGGATTGGCAGGTAATTTGTAACGGCTTGTTGCAAACGCCTTTCGTCCTCCTCGACCACCAAATTGTTGAAGAAAACGGCGCTTTGCTCCTGAATTGGGATGCTGTAGAAGAAGCTTTTCCCCCTAATTTAATGGCCCAAATGTTTGATGCTTACCAACTGCTATTGCATCGTTTGGCTGAGTCAGACAATACTTGGCAGACTACCACAGAATGGTTAGTACCTAAAGCACAACTACAACAACGAGCAGCCGTCAATGCTACCAAAACTACCATTTCCACCCAGTTGTTGCATGAGTTGTTTGTTGAACAAGCGACTCAACACCCAGAAAAATTAGCGATCGCTGCTTCTCAATTGACTTTGACTTACGCCGAACTCGATCACCTATCTAACTACATTGGTAGACAACTGCGAGACTTAGGCGCTCGTCCCAATCAGTTGGTAGCCGTGGTGATGGAAAAAGGTTGGGAGCAGTTAGTCGCTGTTTTGGGAATTCTCAAATCAGGTGCAGCTTACTTACCAATCGACCCCAGCCTACCCCAAGAACGTCTTAACTGGCTGCTGGATAACGCTGAAGTAGCGATCGCTTTTACCCAACCTCGGCTAGAAGTAAATCTCAGCTTCGCGACTCAAGTCAAATGGCTAACAATTGATGACTCAACCCTGGTACAAGCCTCTACCAGTCAACCTTTACCATCAATACAAACCCCAGAAGATTTAGCCTACGTCATCTACACCTCCGGCTCAACCGGCATACCCAAAGGTGTCACCATTGACCATCGCGGTGCAGCTAACACCATCCTCGATATTAATCAACGGTTTGGCATGACAGCAGAGGATCGGGTATTTGCTATTTCCTCCTTGAGCTTTGACTTGTCAGTGTATGACATATTCGGAACGCTCGCAGCTGGTGGTACAATTATCATGCCCGATGCTCAAGGCAGCCGCGATCCGGCGCATTGGCTGGATGTTCTCCAACGGGAGCAGGTGACAGTCTGGAACTCTGCACCAGCGTTAATGAAATTGTTAGTCGAATATGCAGGCGATCGCTGCGATCGCTTATCGTCTTCCATACGGTTGGTGATGATGAGTGGCGATTGGATTCCGGTAACTCTACCGGAGCAAATTCACTCCTTGGGTAACGATGTCCAAGTAATCAGTTTGGGAGGAGCTACGGAAGCTTCCATCTGGTCAATTTTCTATCCTATCGAGGCAGTTGACCCTAGCTGGACTAGCATCCCCTACGGTAAACCCCTGAGTAACCAAAGCATCCACATCCTTGATGAAGCCTTGCAACCCCGTCCTGATTGGGTTCCAGGACAAATTTACATCGGTGGTGTCGGTTTAGCTCAGGGATATTGGCGAGATGCAGCCAAAACCCAAGCCAGCTTTATTCAGCATCCCCGCACGGGAGAGCGTCTTTACTGCACAGGGGACTTGGGACGCTATCTGCCGGATGGTAACATCGAGTTTTTAGGAAGAATTGATTTTCAGGTTAAAATTCGCGGTTATCGAATAGAAATAGGCGAAATTGAAACTGTCTTGCAGCAACACCCAGCCATCCGTTCTGTTGCTGTTTCAGCCGTTGGCGAACAACGGGATGACAAGCAATTGGTAGCTTATATCGTTTTTGAGCAGGAACAATCAATTACTTCATTAGAATTGCGTAGCTACCTCCAGCAGAAGTTACCAGAATACATGATTCCCTCAATGTTCATGTTTATGGACAGCTTGCCCTTGTCATCCAACGGTAAAGTCGATCGCCGTGCTTTACCTGACCCAGAACCAAGTCAAGCAGATTTAGAGGCAATTGTCGCACCCAGAGACAGCTTAGAGTTACAACTTGTACAAATTTGGCAAGAAATCTTGAAATTGCCGGAGGTAGGTATTACTAATAATTTCTTTGAACTGGGTGGAACTTCTATTCAAGCTGTGCGCTTGATGACGCAAATTCACAAACTGTTTGCTCAGAATTTGCCCTTGTCTACGTTGTTCCAAGGTGGGACTGTTGAGCATTTAGCGCGGACTCTGCGGGAATCGTCAGATAGTTCAGTGCCTTGGTCGCCTTTAGTCAGTATCCAGCCCTCTGGTTCTCAGCCGCCTTTCTTCTGCGTTCATCCAGCTGGTGGTAATGTGCTTTGCTATATGGATCTCTCCCGTCGCTTGGGTGCAGATCAGCCGTTCTACGGTCTTCAGGCTGTGGGCATGGATGGAGAACAACCACCGTTCACCACTATCGAAGATATGGCAACTGATTATATTGCCGCCATCCGCACCGTTCAACCACAAGGGCCATACTCTATCGGTGGCTGGTCTTTCGGGGGAATTGCAGCCTTGGAAATTGCCCAGCAATTGCGCCAGCAAGGTCAAGAAGTCAATATGCTGGTACTTATCGACTGTCCCGCACCCTTATCTGGCGAAGATTTGGACGAAGCTACCTTAGCAGCTTGGTTTATCCAAGACTTAGAAGGTCGATTTGATCTTGATGCTACTAGATTGCAGCAGTTACAGCAACTAGATACCGCACAACAGTTGAATTACATCCTAGAACAAGCCAGACTACTGCACTTAGTTCCGCCAGATGCTGGAGTTGAACAAGTCAACTATTTGTTCGAGGTGTTCAAATGCAATATGCGAGCGATCGAATCCTACACACCGCGTCTCTACGAGGGGCTAGCAACACTGCTGCGGGCAGAAAACCAACCACTAGAAAATCCCACCAACCCAGCTTTAGATTGGCACAAATTACTCACCAATTTGGAAGTGCGTTGGATTCCAGGCAACCACTACACGATGGTCAGAGAACCAGATGTGCAAACATTGGCAACCCAATTGAGGGCTTGTCTGGCAGTTATGAACAACTGGAAATAG
- a CDS encoding transposase, whose amino-acid sequence MPDILSLLQCLLPQINATTMRQLNQIIQAMLAMNGRITMLGISRWAEMGGSYRTMLRFFHTVIPWATLFWLFFRKHLWREQDVYLLAGDEVVVSKSGKQTYGVDRFFSSLVSKPINGLSFFVLSLVTVSERQSFPIRIEQAIKSDTQINSTRAIKKIKSQEKRGRGRPKGSKNKNKTEVILTSELLLIKKMINSLFELVANFIPLTYLVVDGHFGNNNALRMARQVNLHIISKLRHDSALYVPYENPDSSKRSRRQYGDKLDYRNLPDKYLCKSAIEDEIKTDIYQATLLHKEFSQPLNVVILVKTNLKTNARNHVILFSSGLDLSFDKIIDYYKLHFQIEFNFRDAKQFWGLEDFMNLSQTAVTNAANLAFFMVNLSHHLLADFRKHNPGSGIIDLKAYYRGFRYVREMLKILPQKPKPILLAQIFATLTYLGRVHPVSTGVEPS is encoded by the coding sequence ATGCCCGACATCTTATCACTATTGCAATGTCTTCTACCGCAGATAAACGCCACAACGATGCGGCAGTTGAACCAGATAATACAGGCCATGTTAGCGATGAATGGGCGAATCACAATGTTGGGAATATCCCGGTGGGCAGAAATGGGTGGTAGTTATCGGACAATGTTGAGGTTCTTTCATACAGTAATACCTTGGGCAACATTGTTTTGGCTGTTTTTTCGTAAACATTTGTGGCGAGAGCAGGATGTATATTTGCTTGCAGGAGATGAAGTTGTAGTTAGTAAATCAGGTAAGCAAACATACGGGGTAGATAGATTTTTTTCTAGCCTGGTCAGTAAACCAATTAATGGTTTATCTTTCTTCGTATTGTCATTAGTAACCGTGTCAGAGAGACAGTCATTTCCTATTAGGATAGAACAGGCAATCAAAAGTGATACCCAAATCAATAGCACCAGAGCAATCAAAAAAATAAAATCTCAAGAGAAACGTGGAAGGGGAAGACCAAAAGGCAGTAAAAACAAAAACAAAACTGAAGTGATATTAACATCTGAACTATTACTAATTAAAAAGATGATTAACTCACTATTCGAGCTAGTAGCTAACTTTATCCCTTTGACGTACTTGGTAGTAGATGGTCATTTTGGTAACAACAATGCTTTGCGGATGGCACGACAAGTTAACTTGCATATAATTTCCAAGTTGCGCCATGATTCAGCATTATACGTCCCTTATGAAAATCCTGACTCCAGTAAACGCTCCCGTCGTCAATACGGCGACAAGCTAGATTATCGTAATCTACCTGACAAATATTTATGTAAAAGTGCTATTGAGGATGAAATTAAAACTGATATTTATCAAGCTACTCTTCTTCACAAAGAATTTTCCCAGCCTCTGAATGTAGTTATTTTGGTCAAAACTAATCTTAAAACCAATGCTCGCAACCATGTAATTCTCTTTTCCAGTGGCTTAGATTTATCATTTGACAAAATAATAGATTACTACAAACTCCATTTTCAAATCGAATTTAACTTCCGTGATGCCAAGCAATTTTGGGGTTTAGAAGATTTTATGAATTTGAGCCAGACTGCTGTGACTAATGCTGCTAATCTGGCCTTCTTCATGGTTAATTTATCCCATCATCTTCTGGCTGATTTCCGTAAACATAATCCTGGTTCTGGCATTATTGACCTGAAAGCTTATTACCGTGGTTTTCGATATGTCCGTGAAATGTTAAAAATACTTCCTCAAAAGCCTAAGCCTATTTTATTAGCACAAATTTTTGCAACGCTTACTTACCTGGGACGTGTTCATCCCGTTTCCACAGGCGTTGAACCCTCGTAA
- a CDS encoding DUF6985 domain-containing protein — MMESPRSYYDAEFGQIILEDNYWTLAQCAVLGDRRVRICVDFEQGQIGELSSLQREAIRQALALSPDVLHVTAPLVLQNYDVYRDMIGDESMPVLPNPIQVWDQVTFSYIYVEYDLDIATFKLIAGCDWDPEHGLEVRFRNGVADDADQIGETGR; from the coding sequence ATGATGGAATCCCCAAGAAGTTATTACGATGCTGAGTTTGGACAGATTATATTGGAAGATAACTATTGGACTTTAGCACAATGTGCTGTTTTGGGCGATCGCCGTGTACGGATTTGTGTGGATTTTGAACAGGGGCAAATTGGGGAACTTTCATCACTTCAGCGTGAAGCTATTCGGCAAGCTCTAGCCTTGTCACCTGATGTTTTACACGTCACTGCTCCTCTGGTGCTGCAAAATTATGATGTATATCGTGACATGATTGGAGATGAGTCAATGCCTGTGTTGCCTAATCCGATTCAGGTCTGGGATCAGGTCACTTTCTCATATATCTATGTGGAGTATGACCTAGATATTGCTACCTTTAAGTTGATAGCTGGGTGTGACTGGGACCCAGAACACGGCTTAGAAGTACGCTTTCGTAATGGAGTAGCAGACGATGCAGATCAGATAGGTGAAACAGGACGGTAA
- a CDS encoding methyltransferase family protein, whose product MELITQFQFAVAFPEQLPQVDVKAILCLVHSLYWLLIVNASIIRRRKLNNPESFVDTSTKEPVASESSITPQGPPALFLTSATYGIFYILLAIWWANPDALGFFVFQPTFPIQALGIAILGLALIVKVWSFWVFRSWRLFPHIDPGHQLVTKGPYSFVRHPLYFAFQLLFFGSFLIVPRLGFLLQVIANFLAHDFRCRVEEKILLQAFNNAYEAYKKRTRRLLPWVY is encoded by the coding sequence GTGGAACTAATAACACAATTTCAGTTTGCAGTGGCTTTCCCAGAACAACTACCACAAGTAGATGTCAAAGCCATTCTCTGCTTGGTTCATTCACTGTATTGGCTATTAATTGTCAATGCATCCATCATTAGACGGCGCAAACTCAATAACCCAGAGTCATTTGTTGACACCTCCACAAAAGAACCAGTTGCTAGTGAGTCATCTATCACTCCTCAAGGTCCACCAGCACTATTTCTCACCAGTGCTACCTACGGTATCTTTTACATTTTGCTAGCAATTTGGTGGGCAAATCCCGATGCGCTAGGATTTTTTGTATTTCAACCGACTTTTCCGATTCAAGCTTTAGGAATTGCTATTCTTGGTTTGGCATTAATTGTGAAAGTATGGTCTTTTTGGGTTTTTCGCAGTTGGCGGTTATTTCCCCACATCGATCCCGGTCATCAACTTGTGACCAAAGGGCCTTATAGTTTTGTCAGACATCCACTTTACTTCGCTTTTCAACTTCTGTTTTTTGGCTCGTTTCTAATTGTTCCAAGACTGGGATTTTTACTGCAAGTAATTGCTAATTTCTTAGCTCATGATTTTCGCTGCCGAGTTGAAGAAAAAATATTGCTGCAAGCTTTTAATAATGCATACGAGGCATATAAAAAACGCACTCGTCGTTTATTGCCTTGGGTGTATTAA
- a CDS encoding SRPBCC family protein, giving the protein MKFSNTVTTFATPERIWAIWTDVDNWSVWDTEVCDSYLESPFKLNAVGKLTPKTGTTSKFTISQFSPGKSYTFTIQLPFCKLNVYRYLNIHAGSTSFTHEVSFKGALAFLFGWFLGKKFKKVLPRVMENIREIAEAESIRQGYLEKTAD; this is encoded by the coding sequence ATGAAGTTTAGCAATACTGTCACAACGTTTGCCACACCTGAAAGAATTTGGGCGATTTGGACTGATGTAGATAATTGGTCAGTATGGGATACCGAAGTGTGTGATTCATATCTTGAGAGTCCTTTTAAGCTTAATGCGGTAGGTAAATTAACACCGAAAACAGGTACAACTTCTAAATTTACAATTTCGCAGTTTAGCCCAGGAAAGAGTTATACATTCACAATTCAGTTACCATTTTGCAAGTTAAATGTATATCGCTACTTGAATATTCATGCAGGTAGTACATCATTTACTCATGAAGTCTCATTTAAAGGAGCCTTGGCATTTTTATTTGGTTGGTTTCTCGGCAAAAAGTTTAAAAAAGTTTTACCGAGAGTGATGGAGAATATCAGGGAAATAGCTGAAGCTGAAAGTATTAGACAAGGTTACTTAGAAAAAACAGCAGACTAA
- the devC gene encoding ABC transporter permease DevC, whose amino-acid sequence MRSKKIPVAWLQLRYQKARLIIALLGVVFAVVIVFIQLGIRDALFDSAVRLHQGLQGDCFLISPRSTALIAMESFPERRLSQSLAFPEVNYVAPIYLGFGQWKNPETKDYWRNIFVIGFDIRYQVVDFAGVEENINKLKIPNVVLFDRSSRAEFGPVVADFEQKGNVETEIGNRSSNRRVKVAGLFNLGTSFGSDGNLVTSHLNFLRIFSSRYKGLIDIGLIKLKPGYDVQEFTGKLKTFLPKDVKVLSKEQLIAFEKNYWQTSTAIGFIFNLGVGLGIVVGIVVVYQILYTNVSEHLPQYATLKAIGYQQRYLLSIVLQQALLIAILGYIPGFLISIIQYEFAKKATLLPIVMTIDRAAFVLIATVIMCFVSGATAVRKLKQADPADIF is encoded by the coding sequence ATGCGTAGCAAAAAAATACCAGTAGCTTGGTTACAACTTAGATATCAAAAAGCCAGATTAATTATTGCTTTATTAGGAGTAGTTTTTGCTGTAGTAATTGTCTTCATCCAACTAGGCATTCGAGATGCTTTATTTGACAGCGCTGTTCGTTTGCACCAAGGTTTACAAGGAGATTGTTTTTTGATTAGTCCTCGTTCTACAGCTTTAATTGCTATGGAAAGTTTTCCAGAACGACGTTTATCTCAGTCTTTAGCATTTCCAGAAGTTAATTATGTTGCACCGATATATTTAGGCTTTGGTCAATGGAAAAATCCTGAAACTAAAGACTATTGGCGGAATATATTTGTGATTGGTTTTGATATTCGCTATCAGGTCGTAGATTTTGCTGGAGTTGAGGAAAATATCAACAAACTAAAAATTCCAAATGTGGTTTTATTTGACCGCAGTTCTCGTGCTGAATTTGGGCCTGTGGTTGCAGATTTTGAGCAAAAAGGTAATGTAGAAACAGAAATTGGGAACCGTTCTTCAAATCGCCGGGTTAAAGTAGCTGGCCTATTTAATTTAGGTACATCTTTTGGTTCAGATGGAAATTTAGTCACCAGTCATCTTAACTTCTTAAGGATTTTTAGCTCTCGTTATAAAGGATTAATTGATATTGGTTTAATCAAATTAAAACCAGGATATGATGTCCAAGAGTTTACAGGAAAATTAAAAACGTTTTTACCTAAAGATGTAAAAGTATTATCAAAAGAACAACTTATTGCTTTTGAAAAAAATTACTGGCAAACTAGTACAGCTATTGGATTTATTTTTAACTTAGGGGTAGGATTAGGAATTGTGGTAGGTATTGTAGTCGTATACCAAATTCTCTATACCAATGTTTCTGAACATTTACCTCAATATGCCACTTTAAAAGCAATTGGTTATCAACAAAGATACCTTTTATCTATAGTTTTACAGCAAGCATTATTAATTGCAATTTTAGGCTACATACCGGGGTTTTTAATTTCTATAATTCAGTATGAATTTGCTAAAAAAGCTACACTTCTACCTATTGTAATGACAATAGATAGGGCTGCTTTTGTGCTGATAGCAACTGTTATTATGTGTTTTGTTTCGGGCGCAACAGCCGTGAGAAAACTCAAACAAGCAGATCCGGCTGATATTTTTTAG
- a CDS encoding TetR/AcrR family transcriptional regulator, translating into MKPKDKYHHGNLRNKLIAIATELLSEEGAHSLSLRKISQRAGVSHNAPYMHFADKEAVLAAIAEEGFRLLSAQVETAVDKVNQNTKQQLIAASSAYVNFALQHSNHLQVMFCYYNREKYPSLIEVSQASLDQLFKIVQAGQKDGTLIAGNPHEITKTIWALVHGVAAISIAYESKILLPEKNSAQEVVSTFVTLLLNGLAR; encoded by the coding sequence ATGAAACCAAAAGATAAATATCATCACGGTAATTTACGTAACAAATTAATTGCAATTGCAACAGAACTTCTGTCAGAAGAAGGCGCTCATAGTTTGAGTTTGCGGAAGATTTCTCAAAGAGCAGGAGTCAGTCATAACGCTCCTTATATGCACTTTGCAGATAAAGAGGCGGTTTTAGCAGCGATCGCAGAAGAAGGTTTTCGGTTGCTGTCAGCGCAAGTAGAAACAGCAGTAGATAAAGTTAATCAAAATACTAAGCAGCAGTTAATTGCCGCTAGTAGTGCATACGTTAATTTCGCATTACAGCATTCAAATCATTTACAAGTAATGTTCTGTTACTACAATCGAGAGAAATATCCGAGTTTGATCGAGGTTTCACAGGCATCCCTAGATCAATTATTCAAAATTGTCCAAGCAGGACAGAAAGACGGAACGCTGATTGCAGGCAATCCTCACGAAATAACTAAAACAATTTGGGCATTGGTACATGGCGTAGCAGCGATTTCTATTGCTTATGAATCAAAGATTCTACTTCCAGAAAAAAATTCAGCACAAGAGGTAGTATCAACGTTTGTGACGCTGTTGCTGAATGGATTAGCCAGATGA
- a CDS encoding ABC exporter membrane fusion protein: protein MKYQFFAKTINLKFVVILGVAALATCATSFYLVLNNQLENQKRSQQAIAANNKIQASPNAVAARGYLEPKGEVIKLSAPTSIQGEGVRLAKLLVKQGDKVKTGQVVAILDNQERLQAALEQAKTEVNVSQAKLEQTKAGAKTGDINAQTAKYQQTRAELEGQLTIQRATIANLAAQLQGEKNSQAATIKRIQAELQYAQTECDRYNALYQKGVVSASQRDSTCLQNNTAQEQLAEAESNLQKIITTRTEQVKEAQANFNRTLATLKKEVEEAKATLNATAEVRPVDVNVAESELKNAQAAVKKSQANLNLAYVRSPKNGQVLKIHTWAGEVISNDGIIELGQTEQMYAIAEVYETDISKVRLGQQATVTSGGLIEELKGNVDEVGLKVGVLNALGTDPVADADTRVVEVKIRLSPQYSRKVANLTNLEVNVMINTESPSN from the coding sequence ATGAAATATCAGTTTTTTGCCAAAACTATAAACTTGAAATTTGTTGTAATTTTAGGCGTTGCGGCTTTAGCTACTTGTGCTACTTCCTTTTATTTAGTTTTAAATAATCAACTAGAAAATCAAAAGCGATCGCAGCAGGCTATTGCAGCTAATAATAAAATTCAAGCAAGTCCCAATGCGGTTGCTGCTAGGGGGTATCTAGAGCCTAAAGGAGAAGTAATTAAGCTATCTGCTCCTACTTCTATACAAGGTGAAGGTGTACGACTTGCAAAGCTACTTGTCAAACAAGGAGACAAGGTAAAAACAGGTCAAGTAGTGGCAATTCTGGATAATCAAGAACGTCTGCAAGCAGCTTTGGAACAGGCAAAAACTGAAGTTAATGTTTCTCAAGCTAAACTAGAACAGACTAAAGCAGGCGCGAAAACAGGAGATATTAATGCTCAAACAGCAAAATATCAACAAACAAGAGCAGAACTAGAAGGTCAACTCACAATTCAAAGAGCAACTATTGCCAATTTAGCAGCTCAGTTACAAGGAGAAAAGAATTCTCAAGCCGCAACCATTAAGAGGATTCAAGCTGAACTGCAATATGCTCAAACTGAATGCGATCGCTATAATGCTTTGTATCAAAAAGGAGTAGTTTCAGCTTCTCAACGAGATAGCACTTGTCTACAAAACAATACTGCTCAAGAACAACTTGCAGAAGCTGAATCTAATTTACAAAAAATTATTACTACTAGAACAGAACAAGTCAAAGAAGCACAAGCCAATTTCAATCGCACATTAGCAACCTTAAAAAAGGAAGTTGAAGAAGCCAAAGCAACTCTAAATGCCACCGCAGAAGTCCGCCCTGTAGATGTCAATGTGGCAGAATCAGAGCTAAAAAATGCCCAGGCTGCTGTGAAAAAATCTCAAGCAAACTTAAATTTAGCTTATGTGCGATCGCCTAAAAATGGACAAGTTTTAAAAATTCACACATGGGCTGGTGAAGTTATTAGTAACGATGGAATTATCGAGTTAGGTCAGACAGAACAAATGTACGCGATCGCAGAAGTTTATGAAACCGATATTAGTAAAGTTCGTCTTGGTCAACAAGCAACTGTTACCAGTGGTGGATTAATCGAAGAACTTAAAGGCAATGTAGATGAAGTTGGTTTAAAAGTTGGCGTTTTAAATGCTTTAGGAACCGATCCTGTTGCGGATGCAGATACTAGAGTTGTCGAAGTGAAAATTCGTCTGTCTCCACAATATAGCCGAAAAGTTGCTAACCTAACTAATTTAGAAGTCAACGTCATGATTAATACTGAATCACCCTCAAATTGA